Proteins co-encoded in one Stomoxys calcitrans chromosome 5, idStoCalc2.1, whole genome shotgun sequence genomic window:
- the LOC106087051 gene encoding protein FAM8A1, producing MSDKQEIPGEVVKTEAATSSNDSTTATKTTSDESSKNKCREIGTREAYFASLNEWVKHANISQNAMAMFPWYLMSSYPQLFAQQQSQANNFMPVMGLNMPTTSNPALGGAAAGQVPNINAAMAGMGVGFNGFGGGFRIMNDQAQAEVINRTGGYEYVLAPFWKRAVAELIDMIIMLFLKIVTIFVVTNVFGFNLMLDMDKEVLNKAMENDDFASALIYSLDFLAFSSDLLAFEVATKLFVCLYEAVLTTFFDGASLGKHVVGLKIKYCEAMVPLPPNGQIPPPMGPQIQLGFQTPRIQMRALLFPAETPKFERAFMRAVAKNLILSLLFPMFFLMVFFKNNRTAYDIMTKTIVVESSSQPPLLRRP from the coding sequence ATGAGCGATAAGCAGGAGATTCCGGGCGAAGTCGTCAAAACGGAGGCAGCAACATCATCAAATGATTCTAcgacagcaacaaaaacaactagCGACGAATCATCGAAAAACAAATGTCGTGAAATAGGTACCAGAGAGGCCTACTTTGCAAGTCTAAATGAATGGGTTAAACATGCCAACATCTCCCAGAATGCTATGGCTATGTTTCCGTGGTACCTTATGAGTAGCTATCCTCAACTGTTTGCGCAACAACAATCGCAAGCCAATAACTTCATGCCAGTCATGGGTCTGAACATGCCAACAACTAGCAATCCAGCATTGGGAGGCGCCGCGGCTGGACAGGTACCCAATATTAATGCTGCTATGGCAGGTATGGGCGTTGGATTTAATGGTTTCGGCGGAGGTTTTCGCATTATGAATGATCAAGCCCAAGCCGAGGTAATTAACCGTACCGGAGGCTATGAGTATGTACTTGCTCCTTTCTGGAAACGCGCTGTTGCCGAGCTTATCGACATGATCATTATGCTTTTCTTGAAAATAGTCACCATATTTGTGGTAACCAATGTTTTTGGCTTTAACTTAATGCTGGACATGGATAAGGAAGTTTTGAACAAGGCTATGGAAAATGACGATTTTGCTAGCGCTCTGATATACTCGCTGGACTTCTTGGCTTTCTCCTCGGATTTGTTAGCTTTTGAAGTGGCTACCAAACTTTTTGTATGCTTGTATGAGGCTGTACTGACTACTTTCTTTGATGGTGCATCGTTGGGAAAACACGTAGTAGGATTGAAAATTAAGTACTGCGAAGCCATGGTCCCCCTACCTCCAAACGGCCAAATACCCCCACCCATGGGGCCACAAATACAATTAGGCTTCCAAACCCCACGCATACAAATGCGGGCACTCCTCTTCCCGGCTGAGACGCCTAAATTCGAACGCGCTTTCATGCGTGCCGTTGCCAAAAATCTAATTCTAAGCCTTCTATTTCCCATGTTTTTCCTGATGGTATTTTTCAAGAATAATCGCACAGCCTACGACATCATGACCAAGACAATTGTTGTGGAAAGTAGCAGTCAACCTCCACTGCTAAGGAGACCATAG